One window from the genome of Leptidea sinapis chromosome 24, ilLepSina1.1, whole genome shotgun sequence encodes:
- the LOC126971690 gene encoding histidine-rich glycoprotein-like, translated as MKALALSCLLVLVAIASGRDIREKRDADLETAASHHEHGGGKEHHHHHHNDHGGKGHKGYKGHHHHEHGKKGHHHHEGHKGHHGHHEGHKKGHHHDEGHHHEHHHGEKGEKGHGFEEKGHYHKGHSTKGHHGVHKLDEFKKNKKFHDKYGESGFEEGYGGHHDEHGHKKGGHFHKGHDHGGHHEHHHGKKGFHEKGGYHHDHKGHHDEGSDHEHHHHHHGHGKKGGHDEHKHWGFKKGH; from the coding sequence ATGAAGGCGCTCGCGCTGAGCTGTCTGTTGGTGCTTGTAGCCATCGCGAGCGGGAGAGACATCCGTGAGAAAAGAGATGCTGATCTAGAGACTGCGGCGTCTCATCACGAACACGGAGGAGGAAAagaacatcatcatcatcaccataaCGATCACGGCGGTAAGGGTCATAAGGGATATAAAGGACACCATCATCACGAGCACGGAAAGAAGGGCCACCACCATCACGAGGGACACAAGGGACATCACGGTCATCACGAAGGCCACAAAAAAGGTCACCACCACGATGAAGGCCACCATCATGAGCATCACCATGGTGAGAAAGGCGAAAAGGGACACGGATTTGAAGAAAAAGGACATTACCACAAGGGCCACTCCACTAAAGGCCATCACGGAGTTCACAAGTTAGATGAATttaagaagaacaagaaattccATGATAAATATGGAGAATCTGGATTTGAGGAAGGTTACGGTGGACATCACGATGAGCACGGTCACAAAAAAGGGGGACATTTCCATAAGGGACATGATCACGGCGGCCATCACGAACACCATCATGGAAAGAAGGGCTTCCACGAGAAAGGGGGATACCATCATGATCACAAGGGTCATCATGATGAAGGTAGTGACCATGAGCATCATCACCATCACCATGGTCATGGTAAGAAGGGCGGTCATGATGAACATAAGCATTGGGGATTTAAGAAAGGCCATTAA
- the LOC126971685 gene encoding histidine-rich glycoprotein-like, whose amino-acid sequence MKCSLLAVFGLVVLAAVVSGRDMREKRSADLEAAASGHKWDKGGGHEHHGHHHHDHGHHDHKGHKGHHEHHHGHKGHHHHEGHKGHHGEHGGHKKHHHHDDGYHHHHGHGEKGEHGHGHDEHGHWHKGHDTKGHHGVEKHDEFKKDKHFHHHHGDKGHHEHYGGHHHEGGHKKGGHFHHGHKHGGHHEHHHGDKGHHEKGGHHHHHKGHHDEGGHHEHHHHHHDHGKKGGHEDHKHWGHKKGH is encoded by the coding sequence ATGAAGTGTAGCCTTCTAGCAGTCTTCGGACTGGTGGTGTTAGCAGCCGTGGTCTCAGGACGAGACATGCGGGAGAAGAGGTCGGCTGACCTGGAGGCCGCAGCCTCCGGCCACAAGTGGGACAAGGGCGGCGGCCACGAGCATCACGGACATCACCATCACGATCACGGTCACCATGACCACAAGGGCCACAAAGGTCACCATGAACACCACCACGGCCATAAGGGTCACCATCATCATGAGGGCCACAAGGGTCACCATGGAGAGCACGGAGGCCACAAGAAGCATCACCATCACGACGATGGCTACCACCACCACCACGGACATGGCGAGAAGGGAGAACATGGCCACGGGCACGACGAGCACGGTCACTGGCACAAGGGTCACGACACGAAAGGACATCATGGAGTCGAGAAACATGACGAGTTCAAGAAGGACAAGCACTTCCACCATCACCACGGGGACAAGGGACACCATGAGCATTACGGCGGCCATCACCATGAAGGTGGACACAAGAAAGGAGGACACTTCCACCATGGACACAAGCACGGCGGTCATCACGAGCACCACCACGGGGACAAGGGACACCACGAGAAGGGAGGTCACCACCATCATCATAAGGGACATCACGATGAGGGAGGTCACCATgagcatcatcatcatcatcatgacCATGGCAAGAAGGGAGGTCACGAGGACCACAAGCACTGGGGACACAAGAAGGGACACTAA
- the LOC126971688 gene encoding histidine-rich glycoprotein-like — protein sequence MRIAVVLCLAAFVAAAYTRNVRTKRSIDLLEAASGHFEKGGGGEHYGEYNGDHDEHGEKGYKEYQGHDFGKKGHSNHEGLKGYFDESGGHKKNHHNEEGYFNGYEHGDKGEKGHSFEEKGHFHKGHSIKGHHGIHKLDEFKKNKHFHDKHGDSGFDESYGGHHDEGGYKEGGEFHKGHDVGDFYEHEKGDKGHFEKGGFHHDNKGHHDEGANDEYWGHKEGHGSKGGSDEHKGWGWEKGHK from the coding sequence ATGAGGATTGCAGTGGTACTCTGTCTCGCAGCATTTGTGGCGGCAGCCTATACTAGAAATGTACGTACTAAAAGAAGTATTGATCTTCTAGAAGCAGCTTCAGGGCACTTTGAAAAGGGTGGTGGCGGAGAGCATTACGGAGAATATAATGGAGATCACGACGAGCATGGTGAAAAGGGCTACAAAGAATACCAAGGCCACGATTTTGGGAAGAAGGGCCACTCCAACCACGAAGGTCTGAAAGGATATTTTGACGAAAGTGGCGGTCATAAGAAAAACCACCACAACGAAGAAGGCTATTTTAATGGCTACGAGCATGGCGATAAAGGTGAAAAGGGACATAGTTTCGAAGAGAAGGGACATTTCCACAAAGGTCATTCTATAAAAGGGCATCATGGAATACACAAACTAGatgaatttaaaaagaataaacaTTTCCACGACAAGCACGGTGATTCAGGTTTTGATGAAAGTTACGGAGGTCATCACGATGAAGGAGGTTACAAAGAAGGTGGTGAATTCCATAAAGGACACGATGTAGGGGATTTCTATGAACACGAAAAAGGCGATAAAGGTCATTTTGAGAAGGGTGGTTTTCATCATGATAATAAGGGTCACCATGATGAAGGAGCCAATGATGAATATTGGGGTCACAAGGAGGGTCATGGTAGTAAAGGAGGTTCCGACGAACATAAAGGTTGGGGTTGGGAAAAAGGACACAAGTGA